A window of the Cucurbita pepo subsp. pepo cultivar mu-cu-16 chromosome LG01, ASM280686v2, whole genome shotgun sequence genome harbors these coding sequences:
- the LOC111778386 gene encoding aspartic proteinase CDR1-like: MVTQILISISMPAISIFFSLLLISFRFTAVYGGGIGFTTTLFHRDSPQSPIRNQSLSHYDRLNNAIRRSISRADALFQRAAALTDNTIESPISPGGGEYVMSVSIGTPPVAYVAIADTGSDPAWTQCMPCKKCYPQSKPIFDPKKSSSFRHVPCTSNTCQSVGGATCGDQGSCNYSIVYGDQTYSKGELGTDTITIGSTSVNMVIGCGHESGGGFGTTSGVIGLAGGELSIVTQMSKKSAVSRKFSYCLPSVSSQGSGKINFGKNAVVSGPGVVSTPLGPRTMYQMTLEAISVGNERHAVGNAVVKDNMIIDSGTTLSYIPKEMHDGVVSSMAKIIGSKRVKDPGNFFGLCYSSDGHDVNIPAITAHFAGGADVRLGMENMFMRVAGGVSCLMLTPMTASDPFGIWGNIAQANFLIGYDLERKTLSFKPTVCA; the protein is encoded by the coding sequence ATGGTTACTCAAATCCTCATCTCTATATCCATGCCTGCCATTtcaatcttcttctctctcctcctcatCTCCTTTCGCTTCACCGCCGTCTATGGCGGCGGCATTGGCTTCACCACCACTCTCTTCCACCGCGATTCTCCACAATCACCCATCCGCAAccaatctctctctcactaCGACCGCCTAAATAACGCCATCCGCCGTTCTATCTCCCGTGCCGACGCTCTCTTCCAACGCGCCGCCGCTCTCACCGACAACACCATCGAATCTCCAATCTCCCCTGGCGGCGGCGAGTATGTAATGTCTGTGTCAATTGGAACACCGCCGGTGGCTTACGTGGCCATAGCTGATACGGGCAGCGATCCAGCGTGGACTCAATGCATGCCATGTAAGAAATGTTACCCCCAATCAAAACCCATTTTTGACCCCAAAAAATCCTCCTCTTTCCGTCACGTGCCTTGCACGTCCAATACCTGTCAGTCAGTGGGCGGCGCCACATGTGGGGACCAGGGGTCTTGCAATTACAGTATTGTGTACGGAGATCAAACCTACTCTAAGGGAGAGTTGGGAACTGATACGATCACCATCGGGTCAACGTCTGTGAACATGGTGATTGGATGTGGCCACGAGAGCGGCGGCGGGTTCGGCACCACCTCCGGTGTCATCGGACTCGCCGGCGGCGAACTCTCTATAGTCACTCAAATGAGCAAAAAAAGCGCCGTGAGCCGGAAATTCTCCTATTGCTTACCGTCGGTATCGAGTCAAGGAAGTGGCAAAATCAACTTTGGCAAAAACGCCGTCGTTTCGGGTCCTGGTGTCGTTTCGACCCCACTGGGCCCCAGAACGATGTATCAGATGACTCTGGAAGCCATTTCCGTTGGTAACGAACGTCACGCGGTCGGAAACGCTGTCGTAAAGGACAACATGATCATTGATTCCGGGACCACATTGAGTTACATTCCGAAGGAGATGCACGACGGCGTCGTTTCGTCGATGGCGAAGATCATCGGATCGAAGCGGGTGAAGGATCCCGGTAACTTTTTTGGTCTGTGCTATTCTTCAGATGGCCACGACGTGAATATTCCGGCCATTACCGCTCATTTCGCCGGCGGCGCTGACGTGAGGTTGGGGATGGAGAATATGTTTATGAGGGTGGCGGGTGGTGTGAGTTGCTTGATGTTGACGCCGATGACGGCGAGCGACCCGTTTGGGATTTGGGGGAATATAGCGCAGGCCAATTTCTTGATCGGATATGATTTGGAGAGGAAGACCTTGTCCTTCAAACCAACCGTCTGTGCTTAG
- the LOC111778395 gene encoding endoglucanase 16-like, with protein MPILLPSLLLFHALFLAPLHAAQFNYKDALTKCLIFLEAQRSGKLPPNHRPPWRGDSALDDGKLANVDLEGGYYDAGDNVKYGLPMAFTVTTLAWAALAYPAETQAAGEMENLKAAIQWGTDYLLKASSRRNRFYVEVGDPVKDHECWVRPENMKTPRTVLQIDRTTPGTEIAAETSAAMASSSIVFRNSNRTYSRRLLNKAKTLFQFAKMNQGTYDGECPFYCSYSGYNDELLWAATWLYIATRRPAYFKYITEESVSGSVAEFSWDLKYAGAQILLSEIYFQGEKGLQMYKNQADSYICSNLPNSPYHQIYLSPGGMVHMRDGANTQYVTGTAFLFSAYSDILATHQQTVQCGGQQFGSAQLMTFAKKQMDYLLGNNPQGRSYMVGFGNNPPTQAHHRGASVPVMPDNAEVNCAMSFVYWLNNDTPNPNELTGAILGGPDRSDNFLDKRVVSPMTEPVTYTNSLAVGVLAKLAANRFT; from the exons ATGCCCATTCTCCTGCCTTCCCTACTTCTCTTCCATGCCTTGTTTCTTGCGCCTCTTCATGCCGCCCAATTCAACTACAAGGACGCTCTCACCAAATGCCTTATTTTCCTCGAGGCTCAGAGGTCCGGCAAGCTCCCTCCCAACCACCGCCCCCCTTGGCGCGGCGACTCCGCCCTCGACGACGGCAAGCTTGCCAAT GTTGACCTCGAGGGAGGGTATTATGATGCTGGAGACAACGTCAAGTACGGCCTTCCCATGGCTTTCACCGTCACTACTCTTGCATGGGCTGCTTTGGCTTACCCCGCCGAGACCCAAGCCGCCGGTGAAATGGAAAATCTTAAAGCTGCCATCCAATGGGGTACCGATTATCTTCTCAAGGCTTCTTCCCGTCGCAATCGTTTCTATGTCGAG gTGGGGGACCCAGTTAAGGATCATGAGTGTTGGGTTAGGCCTGAAAATATGAAGACTCCCAGGACTGTGCTGCAAATTGATCGTACCACTCCGGGTACTGAAATTGCTGCTGAAACCTCTGCAGCTATGGCTTCTTCTTCCATCGTCTTTAGAAACTCTAATCGAACCTATTCTCGTCGTcttctcaacaaagctaaaacg CTTTTTCAGTTTGCTAAAATGAACCAGGGAACTTATGATGGAGAGTGCCCTTTCTATTGCTCTTACTCCGGCTACAAT GATGAGTTGTTGTGGGCTGCTACATGGCTATACATTGCAACGAGGAGGCCAGCTTATTTTAAGTACATTACAGAAGAGTCTGTTAGTGGCAGTGTAGCTGAATTCAGCTGGGATCTCAAATATGCTGGCGCTCAAATTCTTCTTTCCGAG ATCTATTTTCAAGGAGAGAAGGGTTTACAGATGTACAAAAATCAGGCCGATAGCTATATTTGTTCCAATCTTCCAAACAGCCCTTACCACCAAATTTATCTATCTCCAG GTGGAATGGTTCACATGAGAGATGGAGCCAACACGCAATACGTTACCGGAACCGCGTTCTTGTTTAGTGCTTATAGCGATATCCTTGCCACCCATCAACAAACGGTTCAATGCGGCGGTCAGCAGTTCGGCTCAGCTCAACTCATGACCTTTGCCAAGAAACAG atggaTTACCTGTTGGGGAACAACCCACAGGGGAGATCGTACATGGTGGGGTTTGGGAACAACCCACCGACGCAGGCGCACCATCGCGGCGCGTCGGTGCCGGTGATGCCAGACAACGCAGAAGTGAACTGCGCGATGAGTTTCGTGTACTGGCTGAACAACGACACGCCGAACCCCAACGAGCTAACCGGCGCAATTCTGGGCGGCCCCGACCGCAGTGACAACTTCCTGGACAAGCGTGTGGTGTCACCCATGACCGAGCCCGTGACTTACACAAACTCCCTCGCCGTTGGAGTCCTCGCAAAGCTGGCCGCCAACAGGTTCACCTGA
- the LOC111792895 gene encoding threonine--tRNA ligase, mitochondrial 1-like, producing MLCSQIRKAKLLLSFHSRRETVSSSNRFLSSPSLRLLHNKLQSTQATSMAAKHPKDEAYLSTTIPKRIQLFQSIQSQLLADRRSLPSHPIKITLPDGSVKEGQKWQTAPVDVAREISKSLAANALIAQVDGVLWDMSRPLENDCELKLFTFDSDEGRDTFWHSSAHILGQSLEMEYGCKLCIGPCTTRGEGFYYDGFYDDLGLNDDHFKQIESGALKAVSEKQPFERIEVTRQQALEMFSDNKFKVEIINDLPADKTITVYRCGPLVDLCRGPHIPNTSFVKAFACLKASSAYWRGSKDRESLQRVYGISYPDQKRLKEYIHLLEEAKKYDHRLLGTKQELFFCHPLSPGSWFFLPHGARIYNKLMDFMRGQYKDRGYEEVLSPNMYNMQLWETSGHAANYKENMFVFEVEKQEFGLKPMNCPGHCLMFQHRVRSYRELPLRLADFGVLHRNEASGALTGLTRVRRFQQDDAHIFCRESQIKDEVRGVLEFIKYAYNIFGFTFELKLSTRPEKFLGDLETWEKAEAALTEALNEFGKPWQIDEGDGAFYGPKIDISVSDALKRKFQCATLQLDFQLPARFELYYSAEDEAKRERPVMIHRAILGSVERMFAILLEHYKGKWPFWLSPRQAIVCPVSEKSQSYALKVRDLIHHAGYFVDVDVTDRKIQKKVREAQLAQYNYILVVGEEEANTGQVSVRVRDKGDHSVMTIESLLNHFKEEVAAFH from the exons ATGCTGTGTTCTCAAATCAGGAAGGCGaagcttctcctttcttttcatagCCGCCGTGAAACTGTTTCATCCTCCAATCGCTTCCTTTCTTCACCTTCCCTTCGCCTCCTGCACAACAAACTCCAGAGCACTCAAGCTACTTCAATGGCGGCGAAACACCCCAAAGACGAGGCCTACCTCAGTACCACCATTCCCAAGCGCATTCAACTTTTTCAGTCAATTCAATCACAGCTGCTTGCCGACCGTCgttctcttccttctcatcCAATCAA gaTTACCTTACCGGATGGGTCGGTGAAGGAGGGTCAGAAATGGCAAACGGCTCCGGTAGACGTAGCAAGAGAAATCTCCAAAAGTTTAGCTGCAAACGCTTTGATTGCTCAAGTTGATGGAGTTCTATGGGATATGAGCAGGCCGCTAGAGAACGATTGTGAGCTTAAGCTGTTCACCTTCGACAGCGACGAAGGGCGCGATACTTTTTGGCATTCAAGCGCTCACATACTTGGACAG TCGCTTGAGATGGAGTATGGTTGCAAGCTGTGCATTGGACCCTGTACCACTAGAGGAGAG GGATTCTATTATGATGGGTTTTATGATGATTTAGGCTTGAATGATGATCACTTCAAGCAAATTGAGTCTGGTGCCCTGAAAGCTGTATCG GAGAAACAACCTTTTGAGCGCATTGAAGTTACAAGGCAGCAAGCTCTTGAAATGTTTTCTGACAACAAATTCAAG gttgaaatcatcaatgactTGCCAGCAGACAAGACTATCACTGTTTACAGATGTGGCCCATTAGTTGACTTATGTCGTGGTCCTCACATACCAAATACATCTTTTGTGAAAGCATTTGCATGTCTTAAG GCATCATCTGCCTACTGGAGGGGAAGTAAAGATCGTGAAAGCTTACAAAGAGTTTATGGGATATCTTATCCTGATCAAAAGCGCTTAAAG GAATATATTCATTTGCTTGAAGAAGCAAAGAAGTACGATCACAGATTATTGGGCACGAAACAGGAGCTTTTCTTTTGTCATCCACTCAG CCCAGGAAGCTGGTTCTTCCTCCCTCATGGGGCTCGGATCTACAATAAACTGATGGACTTCATGCGAGGTCAATATAAGGACCGCGGTTACGAAGAG GTTTTGTCACCAAATATGTACAATATGCAATTATGGGAAACTTCTGGTCATGCTGCAAATTACAAGGAGAACATGTTTGTATTTGAG GTTGAAAAGCAGGAATTCGGATTGAAACCAATGAATTGTCCCGGTCACTGTTTGATGTTCCAGCATAGAGTACGTTCATATAGGG AACTTCCTCTTCGATTGGCAGATTTTGGGGTTTTACATCGTAATGAGGCCAGTGGGGCATTGACTGGATTGACTCGTGTGAGAAGATTTCAACAG GATGATGCTCACATCTTTTGCAGGGAGTCCCAG ataaaagaTGAAGTAAGGGGTGTCCTAGAGTTCATCAAATATGCTTATAACATTTTTGGGTTCACATTTGAGTTGAAGCTATCAACG AGGCCAGAAAAGTTCCTTGGGGATTTGGAAACATGGGAGAAAGCTGAAGCTGCACTTACAGAAGCACTGAATGAATTTGGGAAGCCTTGGCAG ATTGATGAAGGAGATGGTGCATTTTATGGACCAAAGATAGATATTAGTGTATCTGATGCATTGAAAAGGAAATTCCAGTGTGCAACCCTCCAG CTGGACTTCCAACTTCCTGCACGTTTTGAATTGTATTACTCAGCAGAGGACGAGGCCAAGAGGGAACGTCCAGTTATGATTCACAGAGCTATCTTAGGTTCTGTTGAGCGGATGTTTGCTATCTTGTTGGAGCACTACAAAGGGAAGTGGCCTTTTTGGCTCAGTCCACGTCAAGCAATTGTTTGCCCTGTATCTGAGAAATCCCAGTCCTATGCACTGAAG GTGCGTGATCTTATTCATCATGCTGGTTATTTTGTTGATGTGGATGTAACAGACAGAAAGATTCAGAAGAAG GTACGAGAAGCACAATTGGCACAATATAACTACATACTGGTCGTTGGTGAAGAGGAGGCCAACACTGGACAG GTGAGTGTACGGGTGAGAGATAAGGGTGATCATTCAGTGATGACTATTGAGAGCTTGCTCAACCACTTCAAGGAAGAAGTTGCAGCTTTTCATTAA
- the LOC111793019 gene encoding putative pectinesterase/pectinesterase inhibitor 45, which produces MVFQDFDQISERRRLERARKFRQRVIITVVLATVIILLIGAAVFIQVSPAPSSSSKTSNKDGKSKKHPKSNADTDTESKDASSAEKMIVMICNSTDYKEKCESILKDGLKANPKSSDPKELIKLAITAAAAEVKSALKKATNLKFATPEEKGAFEDCKVLMEDAVEELEMSMTAVSKKNQGKLTEKATPDLNNWLSAVMSYHETCVDGFPDGSKMKHEMEKIGKSGKELTSNSLAMISQVATFFSKFESEGPGEGAATRRRLMDQDELPSWMDSNERRMLKSATAGDKPTPNVVVAQDGSGNFKTINEALAAMPAKYDGRYVIYLKEGIYEEAVVITKKMVNVTMYGDGSQKSMISGNKNFADGVRTFQTASFVALGDGFFAQAIGFRNTAGPEKHQAVAARVQADRAIFLNCRFDGYQDTLYAQAHRQFYRSCLITGTIDFIFGDAAAIFQNCNMMVKKPLDKQQNIVTAQGRSDRHETTAIVLQRCKILPDKTLEAVKSQFKSYLGRPWKEYSRTIVMESTIEDIIHPDGWLAWEGDFALKTLYYAEFNNDGPGAKTEGRVKWPGHKVIDKEEAAKFTIGSFLEVDWIQSTSAPVHVGLF; this is translated from the exons atggTGTTCCAAGATTTCGACCAAATCTCTGAACGCCGACGACTTGAGAGGGCACGTAAATTCCGACAGAGAGTCATTATAACCGTGGTGTTAGCCACCGTGATCATCCTCCTCATAGGCGCCGCCGTCTTCATCCAGGTCTCCCCTGctccctcctcctcctccaaaACCTCCAACAAAGATGGAAAATCCAAGAAACATCCCAAGTCCAACGCGGACACCGACACCGAGTCCAAGGATGCGTCCAGTGCTGAGAAAATGATTGTGATGATATGCAATTCCACAGACTATAAAGAGAAATGCGAGAGCATTTTGAAGGACGGGTTGAAGGCGAACCCCAAATCCTCTGACCCCAAAGAGCTGATTAAGCTGGCTATCACCGCCGCGGCGGCTGAGGTCAAATCCGCTTTGAAAAAGGCCACTAACTTGAAATTCGCGACGCCGGAGGAGAAGGGTGCGTTCGAGGACTGTAAGGTTTTGATGGAAGACGCGGTGGAGGAATTAGAGATGTCTATGACGGCGGTGAGTAAGAAGAATCAGGGGAAGCTGACGGAGAAAGCGACGCCGGATTTGAATAACTGGCTGAGTGCGGTTATGTCGTATCATGAGACTTGTGTTGATGGGTTCCCTGATGGGTCTAAGATGAAGCACGAAATGGAGAAGATTGGGAAGAGTGGGAAGGAATTGACGAGTAATTCCTTGGCCATGATATCGCAGGTGGCTACGTTCTTCTCTAAGTTTGAGTCTGAGGGGCCTGGGGAGGGTGCTGCAACGCGACGTCGTTTAATGGACCAGGATGAACTTCCAAGCTGGATGGATAGCAATGAGCGGAGGATGTTGAAGAGCGCTACGGCTGGGGATAAGCCTACGCCTAACGTTGTGGTTGCCCAAGATGGGTCTGgcaattttaaaactattaatGAAGCCTTGGCTGCCATGCCTGCCAAGTATGATGGACG GTACGTAATCTATCTAAAGGAAGGAATCTACGAGGAGGCAGTGGTGATCACCAAAAAGATGGTAAATGTGACAATGTACGGAGATGGGTCACAAAAGAGCATGATAAGTGGAAACAAGAACTTCGCAGATGGAGTTAGAACTTTCCAAACCGCATCTTTCG TGGCACTTGGAGACGGCTTCTTCGCACAAGCCATAGGATTCAGAAACACAGCAGGTCCAGAGAAGCACCAAGCCGTAGCAGCAAGAGTCCAAGCAGACCGAGCCATATTCCTAAACTGCCGCTTCGACGGGTACCAAGACACGCTCTACGCACAAGCCCACCGCCAATTCTACAGAAGCTGTCTAATAACAGGCACCATCGACTTCATCTTCGGAGACGCAGCCGCCATTTTCCAAAACTGCAACATGATGGTGAAAAAGCCGTTAGACAAGCAACAGAACATAGTGACAGCACAGGGCAGAAGCGACAGGCACGAAACCACAGCCATAGTGCTGCAAAGGTGCAAGATTTTACCGGACAAGACACTGGAGGCAGTGAAGTCGCAGTTCAAAAGCTACTTGGGGAGGCCGTGGAAGGAGTACTCAAGAACGATTGTAATGGAGTCCACAATTGAGGACATAATTCACCCGGATGGGTGGTTGGCTTGGGAAGGGGATTTTGCGCTGAAGACGTTGTACTATGCGGAGTTTAACAACGATGGGCCTGGGGCTAAGACCGAGGGCAGGGTGAAGTGGCCTGGGCATAAGGTGATTGATAAGGAGGAGGCTGCGAAGTTTACGATAGGAAGTTTTCTAGAGGTGGATTGGATCCAGAGCACGTCGGCTCCAGTTCATGTCGGCCTATTTTGA